From the Terriglobales bacterium genome, the window CCGCGTGCGCTTTGCCGACGGCATGCGCGAACTGGTCGAGTGGCTCCGGTCGCAGTCTGCCGAGGACCATGCGGCTGAGGCGGCGGCGCAGCTCAACGCGTACGGCCTCACGGCGTGAAAGGTTTTGGGATGAGCAACGAACCAGAACGCATCGCAGTGCTGTTCGGTGGCGCCGGGTTCATCGGCTGCAACTGGGCGCAGCGGCTGCTCGAGAACAGCGACGCCAAGGTGCACGTCTTCGACAACCTCGCGCGCTGGGGCGTGAAGCACAACCTCGAGTGGCTGCAACGCCTGGCCGGCGATTCGGGGCGGCTGCAGGTCACCATCGGCGACGTCCGCGACGCCGCGCTGGTCGAGCGCGCCGCGCGTGGCGCGACCGAGATCTACCACTTTGCCGCGCAGGTCGCCGTCACCAGCTCGCTTACCGACCCGCGCTACGACTTCGACGTGAACCTCGGCGGCACGCTCCACGTGCTGGAGGCGGCGCGCCAGAGCCCGCGGCCGCCGCTCGTCGTGTTCACCTCCACCAACAAGGTCTACGGCACGATGGCGGGCAAGCCGCTGGTGGTCACGCGCGAGCGCTATCGCTTTGCGGACGACCGGGGCATCAGCGAGGCGCAGTCGCTCGACTTCCACTCACCCTACGGCTGTTCGAAGGGCGCGGCCGAGCAGTACGTGCACGACTACGCGCGCAGCTTCGGCCTGCCGACGGTGGCGCTGCGCATGTCGTGCGTCGCCGGGCCGCGCCAGTTCGGCAACGAGGACCAGGGCTGGGTCGCGCATCTGCTTTACTCCGCGATGGAGGACCGCCCGGTCGTGTTCTACGGCGACGGCCGCCAGGTGCGCGACGTGCTCTACGTGGGCGATCTGCTCGACGCCTTCGAGGCCCTGTACGAGAAGCGCGCCGTGACCGAGGGCCAGGTCTACAACATCGGCGGGGGTGCGGAGAATGCCACGTCGCTGCTCGAACTCGCCGCGCGGATCGAGCGCATCACCGGCAAGAGACTGCGCTGGACCCACGAGCCGGCCCGTGCCGGCGACCAGCTCGTCTACGTCACCGACCACAGCAAGCTGACGCGCGAGACCGGGTGGCGCCCGCACACCAGCCTGCGCGAGACGCTCGACGCCCTGCTCGACTGGTGGACCCGCAACCGCGCGCTGCTGCCGCACGCCGCGCGCGCCGCGGCGCCCGCCGGAAATCTTCTCGAGATGCCGAGGACCGCGTGACCCAGGCCGCTCCCATGCACGTCCTCGTCACCGCCGACACGCTCGGCGGAGTGTGGACCTACGCGCGCGAGCTCGTCACCGGGCTGGCAAGGCGCGGCGCCCAGGTCACGCTCGTCACCTTCGGCGAGATCCCGAGCGAGACGCAGTGGCTCGACGGCCTGAAGTCCGTGGACTTCCGCCCGACAGCGTTCCGC encodes:
- a CDS encoding GDP-mannose 4,6-dehydratase; amino-acid sequence: MSNEPERIAVLFGGAGFIGCNWAQRLLENSDAKVHVFDNLARWGVKHNLEWLQRLAGDSGRLQVTIGDVRDAALVERAARGATEIYHFAAQVAVTSSLTDPRYDFDVNLGGTLHVLEAARQSPRPPLVVFTSTNKVYGTMAGKPLVVTRERYRFADDRGISEAQSLDFHSPYGCSKGAAEQYVHDYARSFGLPTVALRMSCVAGPRQFGNEDQGWVAHLLYSAMEDRPVVFYGDGRQVRDVLYVGDLLDAFEALYEKRAVTEGQVYNIGGGAENATSLLELAARIERITGKRLRWTHEPARAGDQLVYVTDHSKLTRETGWRPHTSLRETLDALLDWWTRNRALLPHAARAAAPAGNLLEMPRTA